One genomic region from Amaranthus tricolor cultivar Red isolate AtriRed21 chromosome 12, ASM2621246v1, whole genome shotgun sequence encodes:
- the LOC130828531 gene encoding putative pentatricopeptide repeat-containing protein At1g12700, mitochondrial — translation MRFTTKSGFDLISLFPIALLLPSRFPGNLRFHFCHRKISTYASDVHVADSKLFLDYVRQQSKLGFNKIDHPLSLFHSMKSIRPLPSIVDFCMLFTAMSKMKPNPPFSSIITLFKQLRFSGLRPDGHSLSIMANCYCRLGRVDLGFAVLSYMIKLGYQPDIVTFNALINGFIHIHRLGSAIQLLDKIVKLGYEPDLVVYGTMFKGLCRTGDNLGALKLLRDMESHAHCTPNIVIYSTIIDSLSKDGLINEAVNLFSEMQVKGIRPNVVTYTSLIRGMCTLGRWKEAEDMLSDMVAKNLIPKVLTYSMLIDMYCKDGRIDEAEAVFRLMTEKGQVPDLITYNTLMDGYCLRGDKDKAEELMNLMGKEGCKPNVISYNILLNGYFRSKNSDKIPILMNEMVLQGITPDIVTYNLIINGLCKDNQLESALKCLKEMECHGVKPNVVTYASLLDGLCKNRRMDEAMDLLKNMKKNEVHPNMIIYSILIRGLWNVGKHEEAVNVFSFVVAKGLRPDVRLYNVMINGLCKNGLLTDANELFEKMDGIRCSPDEFTFNIIIQAFLEIKDVKRAVRLVCLMRDKGLAAFNQTISSFVDLLTDPNIGDADKELLKRYFDI, via the coding sequence ATGAGGTTTACTACCAAATCTGGGTTTGATCTTATTTCTCTCTTTCCAATTGCTCTTCTCCTCCCTTCTAGATTTCCAGGTAATCTTAGATTTCATTTTTGTCATCGAAAAATCTCCACTTACGCTTCAGATGTTCATGTTGCTGATTCTAAATTATTCCTTGATTATGTTCGACAACAATCCAAATTAGGGTTTAACAAAATTGATCATCCCCTTTCCCTCTTTCATTCTATGAAATCCATTCGTCCTCTTCCATCTATTGTTGATTTTTGTATGTTATTTACTGCCATGTCTAAAATGAAACCCAATCCCCCTTTTTCCTCTATCATTACTCTCTTTAAGCAGTTGCGTTTCTCAGGTCTCCGTCCGGATGGTCATTCCCTTTCTATTATGGCTAATTGTTATTGCCGCTTAGGTCGTGTTGATTTAGGGTTTGCGGTTCTTTCCTACATGATTAAACTAGGTTATCAGCCTGACATTGTTACCTTTAATGCACTTATCAATGGCTTTATTCATATCCATCGATTAGGCAGCGCTATTCAATTATTGGATAAAATTGTAAAGCTTGGATATGAACCCGATTTGGTTGTTTATGGGACCATGTTTAAAGGTTTATGTAGAACTGGAGACAATCTTGGTGCCCTTAAGCTCCTTAGAGACATGGAGTCTCATGCCCATTGTACGCCTAACATTGTCATCTATAGCACCATTATTGATAGTCTTTCTAAAGACGGGTTGATAAATGAGGCCGTTAATCTTTTTTCTGAGATGCAAGTTAAGGGAATTCGACCTAATGTCGTTACCTATACTAGTTTGATCCGAGGAATGTGCACTTTAGGGAGGTGGAAAGAGGCGGAGGATATGCTTAGTGATATGGTGGCAAAAAACTTAATTCCTAAAGTTCTGACTTACAGCATGTTAATCGATATGTATTGTAAGGATGGTAGGATTGATGAGGCGGAAGCTGTATTTAGATTAATGACGGAAAAGGGTCAAGTCCCCGATTTAATCACTTACAATACATTGATGGATGGATATTGTTTACGCGGTGACAAGGACAAGGCAGAAGAGCTAATGAATTTGATGGGTAAAGAAGGTTGTAAACCTAATGTTATATCCTACAACATTTTATTGAATGGATATTTTAGGTCTAAAAATAGTGATAAAATTCCTATCCTTATGAATGAGATGGTTCTTCAAGGAATAACCCCTGATATTGTCACATACAATTTAATCATTAATGGTTTGTGCAAGGACAACCAGCTTGAAAGTGCACTAAAGTGTTTAAAGGAAATGGAATGTCATGGAGTCAAACCGAATGTGGTTACGTATGCTTCATTGTTGGATGGTCTATGTAAAAATAGACGGATGGATGAAGCAATGGATTTGTTAAAGAACATGAAGAAGAACGAAGTTCACCCAAATATGATCATCTATAGTATCTTAATCCGTGGGTTATGGAATGTTGGCAAACATGAAGAAGCTGTAAATGTCTTCTCATTTGTTGTAGCTAAGGGGTTACGTCCAGATGTGCGTCTATATAATGTTATGATCAATGGTTTGTGTAAGAACGGGTTGTTAACTGATGCTAATGAACTATTTGAGAAAATGGATGGCATTAGATGTTCCCCGGATGAATTCACtttcaatataattattcaagcATTTCTTGAGATTAAGGATGTTAAAAGGGCTGTGAGGCTTGTCTGCCTTATGCGAGATAAAGGGTTGGCCGCTTTTAACCAAACTATCTCGTCATTTGTGGACTTACTCACTGATCCAAATATTGGTGATGCGGACAAGGAGTTGCTTAAAAGATACTTTGACATCTAA
- the LOC130828532 gene encoding protein PXR1-like translates to MKARECSWKVVKPARMVELDGLGRAKQGQQDKSYWTLARVVKRLLLESSNDQLLSVRISVLCPILCGLLWSSNLQLRSVLFTILISIKKFLDKSNREKEKRRKRDESSDDEERQKRKSRKERRRRKDESSDDEERQKRKSRKEKKRRRRRRSYRHADDSDESPRRHKRKSRRARSPSDTDVSDSDDSRAFFFYKFILQVLAFWLL, encoded by the exons ATGAAGGCAAGAGAGTGCTCATGGAAGGTTGTGAAGCCTGCTCGAATGGTCGAGCTTGATGGGCTCGGTCGAGCCAAGCAGGGGCAGCAAGACAAAAGTTACTGGACTCTCGCTCGGGTTGTCAAGCGGCTGCTGCTCGAGTCGAGCAACGACCAGCTCCTCTCAGTACGCATTTCTGTTTTATGTCCGATTCTTTGTGGGCTTTTGTGG agTTCAAATCTTCAACTAAGATCAGTTCTTTTTACAATTTTGATttcaataaaaaagtttttggATAAATCGAAT AGGGAAAAGGAAAAAAGGAGGAAGAGGGATGAGTCATCTGATGATGAGGAACGTCAGAAACGAAAGAGTCGGAAGGAGAGGAGGAGGAGGAAGGATGAGTCATCTGATGATGAGGAACGTCAGAAAAGAAAGAGTCGGAAGgagaagaagaggagaaggaggagGAGGAGCTATCGACATGCAGATGATTCAGATGAATCCCCAAGGCGGCATAAGAGAAAGAGCAGGAGGGCCAGATCACCTTCTGATACTGATGTCAGTGACTCTGATGATTCcagagctttttttttttataaattcatCCTTCAGGTCCTAGCTTTCTGGCTTCTATGA